The sequence AGACGACGAACAAGCAATGATGATGCTTAGAGAACTGATGAGCTATCTGCCTTCAAATAATATGGAAGATCCTCCAATAAAAACATGCACTGATGATATTACGCGTGAGGACGAGAAATTGCAAACCATTGTTCCGGACGATCCCAACAAACCATATGATATGAAAGAAATTATCACAACAGTTGTTGATGAAAAAAATTTCTTTGAAGTACAACCTCATTATGCGCAAAATATAATAATCGGATTTGCCAGATTGGGTGGCAAACCTGTTGGGATAGTAGCCAACCAACCCGAGTATCTTGCCGGAGTTTTAGATATAAATTCTTCGACAAAAGCCGCAAGATTTGTTCGATTTTGCGATGCCTTTAACATACCTCTTATAACTTTCGTTGATGTACCCGGATTTTTACCAGGAACTACTCAAGAGTTTGGTGGCATAATTAAGCACGGAGCAAAATTACTTTATGCTTTTTCTGAAGCTACTGTTCCAAAAATTACTGTTATCACACGAAAAGCATACGGTGGAGCATACGATGTAATGTCGAGCAAGCACATTGGTGCAGATCTTAACTATGCATATCCAACTTCCGAAATTGCAGTAATGGGCTCAGATGGAGCAGTTAGCATTCTTTACCGTAACATTTCGGAAGAAGACCGAAAAGAAGCAGTTGAGAAATACCGCGACACATTTGCAAGCCCATATAAAGCTGCTGAGTTAGGTTATGTCGATGAGATTATTTATCCTAAACAAACACGCTTAAAACTTATTCAGGCATTGGATATGACTAAAAATAAAAGCAAATCGAATCCTCCTAAAAAACATGGGAATATTCCGCTTTAAGAATATCATTTGTTGATGAATTATGATAACTAATTAGCCGGATAAAGCAAAGTATCAGCA comes from Bacteroidota bacterium and encodes:
- a CDS encoding acyl-CoA carboxylase subunit beta — translated: MSLLEKKFEKFEELNKTAELGGGEARIEKHHKGGKKTARERVSILFDEGTFVELDKLVTHRTFDFGMEKNRILGDGVISGYGKIDGRLVYVFAQDFTVFGGTLSRANADKIIKVMKMALQNGAPIIGLNDSGGARIQEGVQSLGGYADIFYLNVMTSGVVPQISAILGPCAGGAVYSPAMTDFIMMVKNSSYMFVTGPDVIKTVTHEEVTKEELGGAMTHNAKSGVAHFTAEDDEQAMMMLRELMSYLPSNNMEDPPIKTCTDDITREDEKLQTIVPDDPNKPYDMKEIITTVVDEKNFFEVQPHYAQNIIIGFARLGGKPVGIVANQPEYLAGVLDINSSTKAARFVRFCDAFNIPLITFVDVPGFLPGTTQEFGGIIKHGAKLLYAFSEATVPKITVITRKAYGGAYDVMSSKHIGADLNYAYPTSEIAVMGSDGAVSILYRNISEEDRKEAVEKYRDTFASPYKAAELGYVDEIIYPKQTRLKLIQALDMTKNKSKSNPPKKHGNIPL